The region CGCGGGGGGATATCGCGAAGTATACCAGCCAGGTGGCCCAGGACGAGAACGGCCTGACCCTGCTGGTCGGTTCGCCGGTCCCGGCGGAATTGCTCCCCGCAAAGCTCGGCACGACGGCCATGGTGAAGGAAATCGGCCCGGGGGTCCCCTCCGAGGTGCTGCAACGCCGTCCCGACATCCTCCAGGCCGAGAGCCTGCTCAAGGGGGCCAACGCCAACATCGGGGCTGCCCGCGCCGCCTTTTTCCCGCGCATCTCCCTGACCGCCTCCGCCGGCACCACCAGCGACCAGCTTGCCAACCTCTTCGCACCCGGTTCGGCCGCCTGGGCGTTTGCTCCCCAGATATCCCTGCCGATCTTCGATGGCGGGGCAAACCGCGCCAATCTGAACGTGGCTAAGGTGGACCGGGATATTTACGTGGCCCAGTATGAAAAGGCGATCCAGACCGCGTTCAAGGAGGTGGCCGACGCCCTTGCGGAGCGCGGGACCCTGGGCGACCAATTGGCGGCCCAGCAGTCGCTGGTCGAGGCCACTACCGTGAGTTACAACCTGTCCGATGCGCGTTACCGCAACGGGGTCGAAAACTATCTGAGTGTGTTGGATTCCCAGCGCTCCCTGTACTCGGCCCAGCAAAACCTGATCAGCGTGAGCCTTTCGCGGCTGACCAACCTGGTGACGCTCTACAAGGTGCTTGGCGGCGGGGGGATGTAGCAGCCGCGCCCCGCTTCTCCGGCAGCAAGCCGAATGGGCCGGGAACGGGGTACCGGGGACGGACCATGCAACCTCGCAAAGATGTGATATATACATAAAGTAGTGTGAAAAAAACGACAGTGTCCGGCCGGCAATTGCAGAGAAGCAGTTTGCCAGTGCCGGGCACTGTTGCCGTACCAGGGGCGTTGTCATGAAAGATCTCAAGGCCTATTTCTTCCCCCGCCACTATCCGGCACTGCGCGACATACTGATACTGGTGATCCTGTTCGGCGGGGCCTTCTTCCTCTTTCTCGGCAACGCCGGACTGATCGAGCCGGACGAGGGGCGTTACGCGGAAATCCCCCGCGAGATGCTGGAACGGGGCGATTTCGTCACCCCGACGCTCAATTATGTCGCCTATTTCGAAAAACCGCCCCTGCACTACTGGCTGAACGCCATCTCTTTCAAGCTCTTCGGGCTCAACGAATTTGCCGCCCGGTTTGCCGGTACGCTGGCGGGGCTTTTGACCGTGCTGCTGGTCTACCACACCGGCCGCAAACTGTTCGGCAGGCGCGAGGGGGTGTTCTCCGCCTTCATCCTGGGCACCTCCACCGGGTTCGTCGCCCAGTCCCGCATCAATCTGACCGACATGACGTTGACCTTGTGCCTGTCGGCGGCCCTCTGCTGCTTTATCCTCGCCGCCGATGACCGGGAACGGCACAAAGGGCGCTACTACTATGCGATGTACCTTTTCTCGGCCCTTGCCGTGCTCGCCAAGGGGGTGGTCGGCCTGTTCTTCCCCGCGGGCATCATCGCCGTCTACCTCGCAACGACCCGCCGCTGGCATCTGCTGAAGGAGATGCGCCTTGCCGGCGGCTGTACGCTCTTCCTGGCGGTGGCGGCCCCCTGGTTCGTGCTGGTCTCCCTGCGCAATCCGGAATTCGCCCGCTTCTTCTTCATCCACGAGCACCTGGAGCGCTTCCTCACCACGGCCCACGGCCGTTATCAACCGTTCTGGTTCTTTGTCCCCATCCTGCTTTTGACCATGTTCCCCTGGTCGTTATACGGCGTGCGGGCCATTGCGCGGGCGTGGGCCGAACGGCGCAGCCCAAACGGGGAACGTCTGTCGTTCCTGCTCGCCTGGGCCGTTTTCGTCTTCCTCTTTTTCTCCGCGTCCCACTCCAAGCTGATCCCCTATATCCTCCCCATGTTCCCCCCCCTGGCGCTGCTGACCGGAAAGATGTTCTCCGACCTTGTGGAGCGGGAGGAACAGCGGGCATTGGGGCGGGAAAAGGTCTTCCTGGGGGTGCTCCTGGCCGTGATGACCGTAGCGGCCCTCATCTATCCCCACGTGCGGGAGCTTGCCCCGGTCCTGACCGGGGCCGGGCTGGTGCGGCCCGGCGCTTCGCTTGTGACGAAACCGCCGATCCTGTCGCCGGTGGGGGGCGTTGTCGTCGCCTGCCTGTCGTTGCTCATGGCGGCGGCGGTGTGGCTGGCCGGCCGGAAAAGGGACCTGCTGATCCTCTTCGCCGGGCTCTGCCTCAGTTCATACTTTCTTGAAACCATGGGGCTGCAACTGTTCCTGGAGAGGATCGAGCTCAAGAAGTCGTCGAAAGAGCTGGCCCTTTTGGGGCGGCAGGCCACCTCCCGGGGGGGCAGCCTGGTTTCGTTCGGCTACGAGCAGTCGCTGCCGTTTTATGCCGAAAAGCGGGTGGTGGTCGTGGGGGGAAGGGTGAGCTGGAGTTCGGGAGCAGGCAGGGCGACCAGTCGGCCTGGTTTGTGGAGGATGTGGATTTCCTGCGGCTGTGGCAGGGGGAGCGGCCGGTTGCCGCACTGCTCAAGCGGGCCGACTACGAGCGGATTGCCCCCCGGCTCGTCCCTGCGCCCGCCGTTCTGGGCACCAAGGGCAAAAAGATGCTGATCTGCAACCGGAGCGCAGCAACGGTCTCGGAGGGTGCGCAGAGCGCCTCCGGGGAGCGGCGGGCGGCCGACGACTAGGAAGCGGGGGCGGGCGGCGATGCGTCCTCCTCCGTCCCGGCGTCAATCCTTGGTATAGAGCACCGCCACCGCCTTGGCTTTTTCCTCGCCCACGGCCACCCAGCCGTGGGGCTGGCTGGAGTCGTAATAGATGCTGTCGCCGGCGCGCAGGCGGATGATCTCGTTGTTGTAGTGGAGGTCCAGTTCCCCTGCCACGATGTAGAGAAACTCCTCATCCCCCTCGTGCTTGAAGAAGAGCCGTTCGTCCCAGGGGCAGGTATCGAACTCCACCACAAAGGGTTCCATATGCTTGTGCCGCATCCCCTGGGCCAGGGAATGGTAGACATAGGGGCGTGAAACATCGTTGACGACCGGCCGCTGAACCGCTTCGAACTCCCGGAGCGTCTCCCGTCTGGTCAGGACGTATTTCTGGCGGTTGCTCTCGTCCTCGAAGAAGAAATGGATGCCGACCTTGAGTCCTTTGGCGATCTTGAGCAGCGTTGCCAGGGGGGGACGACCTGCTCGTTTTCGATCTGGGACAGAAGCGGCTTGGAGAGGGTGGTCAGGTCGGACAACTCCTGGAGGGTAAGCCGTTTCTGCTGCCTGAGTCCCCTGATCTTCTGGCCGATGCGGAATTCCTTGATCTGTTCCTTGATGTCGGTCATGTGCCCCTCCGAATGTTTGGGTGTATGAAATTATTTTTACACAAAACCCGTACTGTTTACAATAACATTATTATATCAGGTAAAACATGGAGTGAGGGCACTCCTGCCGCCCTTGAATTCCGTTGACATACGACTTATACTTGAACAATAGTTTTTAAGCCGAATCCAATGAGGGAGTGCATACGAGAGCCCTATGAAACTGAAAACCTGTTCCCACGTAGTGCTGTCCGCCGTCATCGGTGCGCTGTTTCTCGGCGGCCTGGCGGCCTGCAGCGGCAAGAGCGATTCACCCCTGTTCCTCGAATCGAAACGCAAGGCGGGCGAGGCGGAGGCGCCGGTCAAGGATGTCCCCGCGGATATCCTCTCCACCCAGAAGGCCTTCAGCACGGTGGCCAAGAAGGTTACCCCTTCCGTGGTCAACATCTCCACCATCAGCAAGAAGAAGGTGCAGCCGTTCTTCCAGATGTCGCCCTTTTTCGACGACTTCTTCGGGGATGGCGCACAACCCCAGTACCGCCGCGACAAGAGCCTGGGGTCCGGGTTCATCATCAGCAAGGATGGCTACATCGTGACCAATGACCATGTGGTGCGCGATGCCGAGTCGGTCCAGGTCAAGCTTTCCAACGACAAGGTCTACGATGCCAAGGTCGTCGGTGGGGATCAGAAGACCGACATTGCCGTGATCAAGATCAATGCCACCGACCTGCCCACCGCGGTTTTGGGCGATTCCGACAAGCTTGAGGTCGGCCAGTGGGCCATCGCCATCGGCAACCCCTTCGGCCTGGACCGGACCATGACGGTCGGCGTCATTTCCGCTACGGGACGGTCCAACGTGGGCATCGAAACCTACGAAAATTTCATCCAGACCGACGCCTCCATCAACCCGGGCAATTCAGGCGGACCGCTGCTCAACATCTACGGTGAGGTCATCGGCATCAACACCGCCATCGTGGCCGCCGGGCAGGGGATCGGTTTCGCCATCCCCGCGAACATGGCCAAGCCGATCTTCAGCCAGCTTATCCAGAAGGGGAATGTGAGCCGCGGCTGGATGGGGGTGACGATCCAGCCGGTCACCGAAGAACTGGCCAAGTCCTTCGGCCTGAAGCAGACCAGGGGAGCCCTGATCAACGACATCATGAAGGGGAGCCCGGCGGAGAAGGCCGGCATTCGGCAGGGAGACGTGATCGTCGCCTTTGGCGGCACCGACGTCAAGGACCCGTCGCACCTGCAGCGCCTGGTGGCCGAGTCCGGGATCGGCAAGCCGGTCAAGGTGACGGTCTTCAGGGACGGCAAGGCGCTGGAGGTGACCATGACCCTGACCAGTTCCGACATGGCGGCCAAGCAGCGCCGCGGAACGGGCGGCGAATCCCAGGGGCGGGGCGATCTGCTCGGCCTTGCGGTGGACGACTCGGAGGAGGGTGACGGTGCGGTGGTCGTTGACGTGGCCCGGGGCGGGGCGGCCGCCGAGGCCGGCATGCGGCGCGGCGACGTGATCATCTCCGTCAACCGCACGAGGGTGACGGGCAGTGCCGATTACCAGCGCGCCATCCGGCAGGTGCGGCCGGGGAGCACCCTGACCATCCTGGTGCGGCGCGGCGACGCCAACATCTACTTTGCCTTGCGCCCAAGGTAGCGGCGCTGGTATAGTCTGTCATGTTTCTGGAGTTTTGTTCCGATGTGTGGGAGTATGAGCATATAAATTTCGACAAACGGGGAAAGAACGCTCATGAACATGATTGACAATCCCGATCAGGCCAAGCGGCTGGCACGGGCCATCATCTCCGATGTGGCCATGTACAACAGCGAAAAGGTGGAGAGCGGCATCAAGAACGACAATATCTTCGATGTCCTCCGGGAGGAGCTGGAAGAGGGGCGCCAGCATTTCTTTTCCCGGGTCTCCCCCGAACTCGGCCCCGAAGGGATCTACGACATCGCCGTGGTGGACGTGCTCATCAAGCGGGCCGGCAAGATCGAGTCGAACATCTGGTAGGCTCCCGGCCACGGCAGCGGTTCTTTTCCGGAGGCGCGCCCCTGTTCAGGGGATGCGCCTCTGCTTTTTTGACACCCAGGGAGTGCAAACGCTTATGAATCAGACCATCATCATCTGTCCGCCGGACACGGAGCCCCTGCGGCTCGACCTCTACATCTGCCGGGAGTTGGGGGGGAGACCCGCGCCACGGTCCAGCGCCTGATCGAGGCGGGCAATGTGCTGGTTGACGGCAGGACGGCCCGGCCGTCCCTGAAACTCAAGGGGGGGGAGCGTATCCAGGTGGAGATCCCGCCGCCCCAGCCCGCCGAGCCGCAGCCCGAGGCGATCCCGCTGGAGGTGCTCTACGAGGATGCCGATCTGATCGTCATCAACAAGGCAGCCGGGATGGTGGTGCACCCGGGGGCGGGCAACAGCACCGGGACCCTGGTGAACGCGCTCTTGGCCCACTGCCGCGACCTGTCGGGCATCGGCGGCGAACTGCGTCCCGGCATCGTCCATCGTCTGGACAAGGATACCTCGGGGGTGCTGGTGGCCGCCAAGAACGACCGCGCCCACCAGGCGCTTTCCAACCAGTTCAGCGTCCATTCCGTCAAGCGCATCTACCAGGCCCTGATCTACGGGAGCCCCAAGGAGGATACGGGCAAGATCGAGGGGATCATCGGCCGCCATCCCACCGAGCGGGTGCGCCTGTCGGGCAAGGCCAAGAGCGGCAGGCACGCGGTGACCCGCTGGCGGGTGAAGGAGCGCTACGCCCGCGTATCCCTGGTGGAGCTGCGCCTGGAGACCGGACGCACCCACCAGATCAGGGTCCACCTTTCCGAGGCCGGCTTTCCCCTCCTGGGGACCCGCTCTATTCCGACGGGGGACGCTTCAACAACCTCGCCGATGCGCAACTGCGCAAATTGATCACGGCCCTGGGACGCCAGGCGCTGCACGCCCATACCCTGGGGTTCATCCACCCCGCCACGGGCGACTATCTGGAGTTCACCACCGAACCGCCTGAGGACATGGCGGCGGTGATCGACTATCTCCGCAAGAGTTCCGCCTGAGGGGACTCCCCTTCGCGGCATCCCCCTGGCGTCGACTCCGTGCGACGCCATTTTTCATGTAACGCGCCCCCATTTTTATCGTCCCCGCCCATTGCGCCACGGTATTTCCCCCGGGACGCCCCCTTCACCAAACGGCAACGACCATTCATGCGCGAAAACATGCCGCTCGGGCGGCGTATACGGCCATTCGGCATATTTTTATTATGGGGTCGCCCCGGCCGGATTACATTTGTGCCCACACCGAACAGGTGGCAATCATCAGGAGGTTTCATGACGGTAGCAAACAAGCTTTTGTTTCTCATGGTGGGCAGTCTGGCGGTACTGGTTTTTGTCGCGGCGCTCTCCTGGTCAACGGCCAGTTTCATAGAGGGGAGCTACGATGAAATGTTCCGCAGCGATTATCGTCAGGCCCAACTCTCCATGGATGCGCTGGACCGCATGGGCATGGCGATGCGGGCTTACAAGAATTATCTGATCCGGGGCAAGGCCAAGCACGTGGAGGAGTTCCGGGCGGAAACCGGAGCCATCGAGAACGATCTCAAGGAGTTCCTCAAGCTTTCGGATGAAGATGACCGGAAAGGCGCGGAGCAGGCGTTGCAGCTCCTTGGCGGCTACCGGGCCAGCATGGACAAGCTGGTCGGCCTCCGGGAGGCCAACGCGAACGCCACCGAGGTTGACACGCAACTGGGGCATGGCTTCGACATGGAGGTGCGAAAGGCGCTGGTCGTCTTGGCGGACACCAACAAGAAGGCCATGGAGAAGACGCGCGAAACGGTGCGGGCGCGGGCGCAGCAGCGGGTCTACGTACAGATGGCATGCGCGGGCGGCGCGGCCGTTGTTCTTCTGGTCTTCAGCACGCTGCTGGGGCGGGGGATCAGGAAGGGCCTCGCCGATTTTTCGGCAGTCATAGACCGGGTCGCCGATAACGACCTTACGGTACAAGCGGCGGTGAACGACCGCGACGAGTTTGGTCAGATGGGCATCCGGCTGAACGCCATGCTCGGCGGTCTGCGCAGGATCATCCACTCCATGAATGAAAGCGCCCTCCAGGTTTCCGCCGCTTCGTCCCAGCTTTCGGCGAGTTCGGTGCGGATCGCCACGGGTGCCGAAGAGGTCGCGGCCCAGGCCAATGCCGTGGCTACCGCCAGCGAGGAGATGGCCGCCACCAGCGGCGAGATCGCCCAGAACTGCGGCCGCGTGGCGGATGGCGCCCGCCAGGCCAGCGACTCTGCGCGGGATGGCGTCCAGGTGGTGGAGTCGACCATCTGCGGCATGAGCCGTATCAGCGACAAGGTCTCCGAATCGGCGCGCACGGTGGAGGCGCTGGGAAAACGCTCCGACCAGATAGGTGAAATCGTCAGCACCATCGAGGATATCGCCGATCAGACCAATCTGCTGGCCCTGAACGCCGCCATCGAGGCGGCCCGCGCCGGCGAGCAGGGGCGTGGCTTCGCCGTTGTGGCCGACGAGGTGCGGGCGCTTGCCGAACGCACCACCAAGGCTACCCGCGAGATCGGCGAGATGATCAAGGCCATCCAGGTGGAAACCCGCGGTGCCGTTGCCATAATGGAAGAAGGGGTGCGTGAGGTTGAGCGGGGAAGCGAGGGGGCGGCCAGTTCCGGACAGGCCCTGCATGTGATCCTCGACAAGATCAGCGAGGTAGCCATGGAGGTGAACCAGATCGCCACGGCCGCGGAGCAGCAGACGGCCACCACCCATGAGATTGCCGGCAATATCCAGCAAATGGGCCATGTGGTGGACGACACCGCCCACGGCGCCCAGGAGTCGGCCCAGGCCGCGGCGAATCTCGCCCGCCTGGCGGCAACACTGCAGGAGGAGGTCCGAAGGTTCCGCCTTGCCTAGAACGTGTGGAGTACAATGAGGATAACAACGAGGCCCGCCAAAAGCGGGCCTCGTTACTTGTGCCCTGGCCCGCTAGCCCCGCAACTCCTCCAGTTTTTCCGTGATCACCCGCAGGTGCTCGACCTCCTCGTTCCTGAGGGTCTCCAGCATCGCCCTGCCGTCCGGGTCGCCGGTTTTGGCGATCAACTCCTCATAATAGGCCATGCCGCGCTGCTCGATCTTCTGGGCGATCTTCAGGGCCTCCAGGTCGTCGGTGTCGAAGCCGACCTGCTGCTCATGGCCGTCGGCCGGCTCCAGCTCGAAGCCCGAGCCGCCGTAAAACACCCAGCGGCCGCTTTCGTGCAGGGAGTGGTACAACTCGGTCAGCTTCATGTAGTGCTCTTCCTCGGTCTTGGCCAGCCACTTGAAGAACCGCTTTCCGGCCGGGTTGAAGGTCTTGTGCTCGGCCTTCACGTACAGGTCGAAGGTCTCTTTTTCAAGCTCGATGGCGCGCATGACGGCGTCGAGCATTTCCTTGCTTTGGGTCATGGGTTTGCCTCCTTTGTCGTTGCGGCCCGGGGAGGGCCAGGGGGTGTCATTGCAGCAAATCCTCCAGCCGCAGCAGCTGTTCGATGCTCTGGCTGAGATAGACCGGGCAGCCGCGCTGCTCGGGCAGCCGCAGGTCCACATCGTAGCGGTCTCCGACGAAGAGCGCCTCGGCGGGGGACAGCCCGAGGCGGCCCAGCACGTGATCCAGCAGGGTGTCGTCCGGCTTGGCGAGCCACCGGTCGTCGATGGCGAAGGTCTGCCGGAAAAAGCCGTCCAGCCCCAGGTAGCCGGTTATGCGGGCCGCCAGGGCGCGGTTGTTGTTGGTGAAAAGGGCGAGTTCAAAACGCCGGGCCAGGCGTTCCAGCAGGGCAATGACCCGCTCATCCCGCACCAAATATGATTCCGGCCGCAGCCGGGCCTCGAAAATTGCGTGCAGCTCCCGGATGCTGCCGCCCAGTTCGGTGCAGACCGCCGAGAGGGTCGGGGTAATGTCGTACACTTCGGCAAGCCGTGAGCGGGTGGCGGCCATGAGGGCGCCGGCCTCATGGCCGCTGATCCCCTTGAGAGCCGCGATGTAGCCGGCCGCCGTTTCCTGGATGGTGGCCGCAAACGGGTCCGACACGTACAGGGTGCCGTCCAGGTCGAAGATGATGCCGCGGATGGCGGCCAGGTCGGGGGCCGGCATTCAGCCTCCTATCCGGCGCTGGCAGAGCAGGCGGGGGTTTTCAACCCCCTTGGCCTGGATCAGGACCCGGAAGGTATCGCCCATGCCCCCCTCGGGCATGATCAGCTTTTTCAGGGCCAGGCGTACCTTGAGCTTTTCTTCTTCGGACGCCGCCGAACGTTCGGATTCCTCGATTTCCTCGACAATGCCGGCCGAGAGCAGGAAGCGGCACTGCTCCCCGAACCAGACCGGCTCCAGGCCCACCTCTTCGCCCCGGCGCATCAGGCTGGTGAAGTCCACATGGGAGGTGATGTCCTGTCTCCCCAGGCGGATATAGGGGTCATCCTCCACCTGGTGGCGATAATAGCAGAGAAGCGTCCCCCGCTTGCGCTGGGGAGCATAGAGCTCCTCCGCCGGGTAGCCGTAGTCGATGGTCAGGACAAAACCGCGCTTGAGCGACCGGGCAGCCGCAGCCAGCCACTCCGGGGCGGCCAGGTTGACCTCGGCCTGCTGGCCCGGCAGCAGCGTGACCTTGATGCGTTCCAGGTGGGCGGCGATGGCCGGCGTGGACAGTTCTCCCGTTTCCTCGGCGAGCCGCCCCTCCCGGAGCGTGACATAGATCTCCCGCAGTCCCTCGGTGGTCATCACCACCCGGTGCACCGGCAGGGCGTCGATCAACTCGTTGGAGTAGAGGCAGCCGCTGAAGCTGAAGCCGTCCGTGCCGAAGGCCTCGGGCGGAAGCCAGCGGAGCCTGTCCCGATGGCGGGCCAGAAGCTCGGCCTGGGCGGTCTGGAGGGAGGGCTCCCGCTCCACCAGCACCAACTCCAGGCCGGCGTACATCTCCGGCTCCCGCTCGGCCAGGTAGTCCATGATATCGCACGCCAGGCGGCCGTTGCCGGCGCCGCACTCCACCAGGGTGAACGGGGCGGGCGAACCGAGGCCGCGCCACATCTGGGCGGTTTCCCGGGCGATGACCCGGCCGAAGGCGGCGTGCACCGAGATGCTGGTGTAGAAATCCCCCTCGGCGCCCACCTTGCGTCCCGGCGAGGTGTAGTAGCCCAGTCCCGGTTCGTAGAGGCAGGCCTCCATGAAGGCGGCAAAGGTAATCCTGCCCATTGCCGCCAGGCGTTGGATGAGTATGTCGTGAAGCTGGGTGTCGTCTGCCATCGGTTCCGGCCCGTGTCTCTGAATACAAGTTATTTTTTGCAGTGTTGTGGTTATAATTCACGCAACCGGCAAAGTCAAACGGGCCGTTTGTCGCCCTTCTCCGGTTTTTTCTCCTTGCTGCGGTAGTACTGGCGCATCTCGCGCACCTGGCGCTTCACCTCCCGCCGCAGCTCGGGCGGGTCGAGCACCTCGGCATGCATGCCGTAGGAGAGTATCCAGGAGACCAGTTCCATCTCCCCGGCGGCCTCGAATTCGAGGGTCAGCCGGCCGTCCTTGTCGGTCCTCATCCTCTGGTCCGGCATCCAGATGCGTTCCTTTACGGCATGGGCCACCTCCGGCGAGAAGCGGACCCTGACCTGCATGGGGGTGTCGCTGACCAGGCCGAAGGCGCTTTTGAAATTGGCCTCCGGCTGGTAACCCTCGGGGATCTCGAACCGCTGCCGGGTGACCTCGATCCCCCGGACCCGTTCCAGGGCGAACAGGCGCATGGCCTTGCGGTTGTGGGCATATCCCAAGAGATAGATGCCTCCCTTGTGGAACACCAGGGTATAGGGATCGACTTCGTACTCCTCATGTTCGCCCCGTCCCTTTTTGGCATAGCTCAGGCGGACCCGGTACTGGTGCAGCAGGGCGCGCTGCAGTTCCTCGAAATGGCCGGCTGCGGCGGAGTAGTCCCTGGCTCCGTGGAGAATCGGCAGGGACACCCGCGCGATCCGTTCCAGGTGGGCCGCGTAGCGGTCGGGCAGGACCGAGGTGATGGCGCGGAACAACTCTTCGATTTCGGCCTGGAAGGGGGTGCCTGCCAGGTAGACCCCCAGGGAGCGCAGCAGGTAGAGAGACATCAGCTGGGGGAGGGTAAAGGTGATGGGGGGGATGTTGCGGGATTTGGTCAGGAAGCTGTAGACCTTTTTGCCCCCCTGCCACTCGGAGGTGAGGGTGTAGCCCGCCTCCTCCACGGCATTCAGGTCGCGGTGAATGGTGCGCCGATCGACGCCGCATTCCTCCGCCAGGTCGTCCAGGGTCATGCCCCGCCGGGCCTCGAACAGCCGGATAATGCTGTGCAGACGGCCCGCCTGGGAATACTTCTTGGCCGGTTTTCCTTTCTGCATGCTTCCCCCCTTGCCGAATTCTGAATAATCGCTACAATGTGATCACGGATACGGAATGGAACGGGAGAATATTGTAAACGATTGAGCCATTTTGACAATACATTTCTGACATATACTGTCATGGCGCGCGACTGGCTCAATCAGCCGGGATATATGGCCCTTTTCACCTTGAGCTTCCTGGCTTCGACCCTTGTACCGCTCGGTTCGGAGTGGCTGCTGGTGCTGATGCTCACCAGGGGGTATGAGCCGCTGGCGACGGTGGCGGCGGCCACTGCCGGCAATTATCTGGGGGCGGTGACGACCTGGTTGATCGGCATGTATGGCGGACGCTGGCTGATCG is a window of Geobacter sp. FeAm09 DNA encoding:
- a CDS encoding glycosyltransferase family 39 protein — translated: MKDLKAYFFPRHYPALRDILILVILFGGAFFLFLGNAGLIEPDEGRYAEIPREMLERGDFVTPTLNYVAYFEKPPLHYWLNAISFKLFGLNEFAARFAGTLAGLLTVLLVYHTGRKLFGRREGVFSAFILGTSTGFVAQSRINLTDMTLTLCLSAALCCFILAADDRERHKGRYYYAMYLFSALAVLAKGVVGLFFPAGIIAVYLATTRRWHLLKEMRLAGGCTLFLAVAAPWFVLVSLRNPEFARFFFIHEHLERFLTTAHGRYQPFWFFVPILLLTMFPWSLYGVRAIARAWAERRSPNGERLSFLLAWAVFVFLFFSASHSKLIPYILPMFPPLALLTGKMFSDLVEREEQRALGREKVFLGVLLAVMTVAALIYPHVRELAPVLTGAGLVRPGASLVTKPPILSPVGGVVVACLSLLMAAAVWLAGRKRDLLILFAGLCLSSYFLETMGLQLFLERIELKKSSKELALLGRQATSRGGSLVSFGYEQSLPFYAEKRVVVVGGRVSWSSGAGRATSRPGLWRMWISCGCGRGSGRLPHCSSGPTTSGLPPGSSLRPPFWAPRAKRC
- a CDS encoding cupin domain-containing protein produces the protein MEPFVVEFDTCPWDERLFFKHEGDEEFLYIVAGELDLHYNNEIIRLRAGDSIYYDSSQPHGWVAVGEEKAKAVAVLYTKD
- a CDS encoding helix-turn-helix domain-containing protein; the encoded protein is MTDIKEQIKEFRIGQKIRGLRQQKRLTLQELSDLTTLSKPLLSQIENEQVVPPWQRCSRSPKDSRSASISSSRTRATARNTS
- a CDS encoding DegQ family serine endoprotease codes for the protein MKLKTCSHVVLSAVIGALFLGGLAACSGKSDSPLFLESKRKAGEAEAPVKDVPADILSTQKAFSTVAKKVTPSVVNISTISKKKVQPFFQMSPFFDDFFGDGAQPQYRRDKSLGSGFIISKDGYIVTNDHVVRDAESVQVKLSNDKVYDAKVVGGDQKTDIAVIKINATDLPTAVLGDSDKLEVGQWAIAIGNPFGLDRTMTVGVISATGRSNVGIETYENFIQTDASINPGNSGGPLLNIYGEVIGINTAIVAAGQGIGFAIPANMAKPIFSQLIQKGNVSRGWMGVTIQPVTEELAKSFGLKQTRGALINDIMKGSPAEKAGIRQGDVIVAFGGTDVKDPSHLQRLVAESGIGKPVKVTVFRDGKALEVTMTLTSSDMAAKQRRGTGGESQGRGDLLGLAVDDSEEGDGAVVVDVARGGAAAEAGMRRGDVIISVNRTRVTGSADYQRAIRQVRPGSTLTILVRRGDANIYFALRPR
- a CDS encoding methyl-accepting chemotaxis protein, coding for MTVANKLLFLMVGSLAVLVFVAALSWSTASFIEGSYDEMFRSDYRQAQLSMDALDRMGMAMRAYKNYLIRGKAKHVEEFRAETGAIENDLKEFLKLSDEDDRKGAEQALQLLGGYRASMDKLVGLREANANATEVDTQLGHGFDMEVRKALVVLADTNKKAMEKTRETVRARAQQRVYVQMACAGGAAVVLLVFSTLLGRGIRKGLADFSAVIDRVADNDLTVQAAVNDRDEFGQMGIRLNAMLGGLRRIIHSMNESALQVSAASSQLSASSVRIATGAEEVAAQANAVATASEEMAATSGEIAQNCGRVADGARQASDSARDGVQVVESTICGMSRISDKVSESARTVEALGKRSDQIGEIVSTIEDIADQTNLLALNAAIEAARAGEQGRGFAVVADEVRALAERTTKATREIGEMIKAIQVETRGAVAIMEEGVREVERGSEGAASSGQALHVILDKISEVAMEVNQIATAAEQQTATTHEIAGNIQQMGHVVDDTAHGAQESAQAAANLARLAATLQEEVRRFRLA
- a CDS encoding ferritin family protein, encoding MTQSKEMLDAVMRAIELEKETFDLYVKAEHKTFNPAGKRFFKWLAKTEEEHYMKLTELYHSLHESGRWVFYGGSGFELEPADGHEQQVGFDTDDLEALKIAQKIEQRGMAYYEELIAKTGDPDGRAMLETLRNEEVEHLRVITEKLEELRG
- a CDS encoding HAD family hydrolase — its product is MPAPDLAAIRGIIFDLDGTLYVSDPFAATIQETAAGYIAALKGISGHEAGALMAATRSRLAEVYDITPTLSAVCTELGGSIRELHAIFEARLRPESYLVRDERVIALLERLARRFELALFTNNNRALAARITGYLGLDGFFRQTFAIDDRWLAKPDDTLLDHVLGRLGLSPAEALFVGDRYDVDLRLPEQRGCPVYLSQSIEQLLRLEDLLQ
- a CDS encoding class I SAM-dependent methyltransferase, whose translation is MADDTQLHDILIQRLAAMGRITFAAFMEACLYEPGLGYYTSPGRKVGAEGDFYTSISVHAAFGRVIARETAQMWRGLGSPAPFTLVECGAGNGRLACDIMDYLAEREPEMYAGLELVLVEREPSLQTAQAELLARHRDRLRWLPPEAFGTDGFSFSGCLYSNELIDALPVHRVVMTTEGLREIYVTLREGRLAEETGELSTPAIAAHLERIKVTLLPGQQAEVNLAAPEWLAAAARSLKRGFVLTIDYGYPAEELYAPQRKRGTLLCYYRHQVEDDPYIRLGRQDITSHVDFTSLMRRGEEVGLEPVWFGEQCRFLLSAGIVEEIEESERSAASEEEKLKVRLALKKLIMPEGGMGDTFRVLIQAKGVENPRLLCQRRIGG
- a CDS encoding YafY family protein, producing MQKGKPAKKYSQAGRLHSIIRLFEARRGMTLDDLAEECGVDRRTIHRDLNAVEEAGYTLTSEWQGGKKVYSFLTKSRNIPPITFTLPQLMSLYLLRSLGVYLAGTPFQAEIEELFRAITSVLPDRYAAHLERIARVSLPILHGARDYSAAAGHFEELQRALLHQYRVRLSYAKKGRGEHEEYEVDPYTLVFHKGGIYLLGYAHNRKAMRLFALERVRGIEVTRQRFEIPEGYQPEANFKSAFGLVSDTPMQVRVRFSPEVAHAVKERIWMPDQRMRTDKDGRLTLEFEAAGEMELVSWILSYGMHAEVLDPPELRREVKRQVREMRQYYRSKEKKPEKGDKRPV